AACGTTCACAGCAATTGGCTTCCAACTCCTCATCGGCATCTAAATACAGTATCCAATCACCCGTGGCCTGGTCCAGACTATAGTTGCGGGCAGCAGCAAAGTCATCTTGCCATTGATAGTGATATACTTTGGCCCCAAACTGTTTGGCGATGGCCACAGTCCCATCTTCCGAACCGGTATCCACGATAATTATTTCATCCACACATGCCTTGGCGCTGTTGAGGCAGCGAGCTAAATTTCTTTCCTCGTTTTTCACGATCATACAAAGTGAGATCATGCTACTCCTCCTAAGAAAGTTATATGTCATCATATGTGGAACTGGAGGATGGCGTGAAAAATGAGAGAGTGTCGCATCATTACGGCGACACTCTTTGGTGGTCAGTTTTTAGTTTTGGGCTTTCAGCCATCGGCCAGCGGCTTAAAGGATGGGCCATTGGCCGTTAGCCATTGGCTTTTTATCCTTGGACCATAGGTCTTTGTCATCCGATTTATCTTTAAAGCCCCCTCAGAGGGGGCATAGGGGGATTGGTCAGTTCCTCCGTCGGCTTCGCTACCTACACCATAAGGAGGTTCTTAAAAGGCCAATGGCTAATGGCCAAAAGCCTATGGCCTGGCAAGGTCAAAAATATTAATACTGACGATTGATGGCTGACAGCACCAATTGCGTACCACAACCCAGTTTAAAGTTTTCTTAAGAGCAGGGGAAGGTGGCTACAGGTACCCATTGGGCGTACTTAAATTCGTTAATCTTACTTAAAGCGCAGTCCTGGGTGGCGGCATAAACTTGCACCCTGGGATCACTAAGAATGGCACGTATTTCCACGTTGCGGCGACCGTAACCGGGGATGGTCACAGTGTCTTCCACAATGCAGCAGGGAGTACTAATGCCGAGGGTGGTGGTAACTTCTTCTACGTCACAGCCTTCATCAACAGTTCTTATGTTAAAGGTTACTGTCTGAGGTGTGGTGGTGTTGTTAAGTGCCTTCAAAAGGACTGATTGTTCGATGCAGTCTACCAGGAAGGGACCGGTGGTATAGAAGTTGGTAAAGCCCTGGTTGGCCAAAATCTGACTAACCTCTGATTTAATTTCCACCAGACCGAAGGTGGGGTTTTCCAGCATATCCTGAATACCACCTACGATGGTTTCGATGGAGGATACTTCGGATTTTATTTCCTCCAGGCCAAAGGTAGGATTAAAGACAGCAGATTCAATGGCGGAAACTTCGGATTTGATATCGCTGAGCAGAGTAATGGGAATCTCAATATTAATATTTTTTACAATATCCAGAATTTCCGATACTTCGGTCTTAATTTCCTCCAAACCAAAGGTGGGGCTAAAGACGGCTTTTTCAATGTTTCTAATCTCACATTTAATTTCTTTGAGTCCAAATTTTGGATGGCAGAGAAGCTTTTCACACTTGTCGATTTCCTTTTTTAAGATACACAACACTTTAATAATTTTCATTAATAGTTGGGAATCATGCCCACATTGAAAACAGTCTTTGCAGTGATCATCATGGCAGTGGTGATCATCATGGCAGTGCTTATCACATTGGTGGTCACAATGGTGATGACCTTTTTTCCAGGGATAATTATCGTCCCAGTTCCACATGTTGTTAAAACCCCCTTATTATTCTATTCTCTTACATAATATGACAAAGAATGTTGGATGTTACAGTATTGGGAAATGTAGAGGGTTTTAGGCAAAAAAAGAAAAAGTGTCTTGCGACACTTCCATTTGTATAGGAAAAAGTAAGCAGGTTGACTGGTTATTCCATAAGCGAAGGGGGCGTTCGGATGAGTTGCTTAGCCCGAACGGGACCACAAAGAAATACAGTCTGAGGGCGTAACTATTGGGTTGGCTGATGCACAACATCCTATTGAACAACTGCTCTGCAGATTAGCCGGTACAGACGGTGCCCAGCGGCAGGAAGTCAGCGGAGAAGAACTCTGTAATTTTTTCTCCCCCGGAAATGGTTGCGGCGTAGAGGAAGATGCCCGAGGTGGAAGTGGTTTGAACATTGACGATAATGTTTCCTGTGTGCGCCGAGATGTCTAATACTTCCGATTGGACACAACAACTGGGAATATTGGTGAGGGTCGTGGTGGCTAGCAAGTTGGGAGGGCATTCATTATCATTGACGCCCAGGACTGTGAAAGTGACATTTTGTGGCGTGCCAGTCGCGTTATAGGCTTTTACTTCTAAACTGGTTTCGTTGATGGTTTGCAGAAACGGTCCGGTGGTGAGGTTTTGGGCGGGACCTCTGGCACTGAGGAAGCCTGCAAATTCAGCCACTAATAGAGAAACCTCGGATTTAATTTCCGGCAGACCAAAGGCTGGGTTAGATACTGCCCCTTCGATGGTTGAGATTTCTGCCTTTATTTCGCTGAGACCAAAGGTTTCATTGAGCAGAAGCAGAATGGAATCCAGGGTAATCTGCCTGATCTCAGTGGCTAGGGCCAGGATTTCCGAGACTTCGGACTTAATTTCCGCCAAACCGAAGGTGGGGTTGTTAATTTCAGTTAAAATACCACCCACAATGGTCTCGATGAAGGAGATCTCTGATTTAATTTCTGGCAAGCCAAAGGTGGGATTAAATACTGCTCCTTCGATGGCAGAAACTTCAGATTTGATTTCCACTAAACCAAAGGTGGGGCTCAATACGGCACCTTCAATGGCAGAGATTTCGGACTTAATATCCGACAGCAGAGTGATAGGGAATTCTATATTGAGGTTGCTGATAATGGATAGGATTTCCGAGACTTCGGATTTAATTTCCGCCAAACCGAAGGTGGGGTTGTTAATTTCAGTTAAAATACCACCCACAATGGTCTCAATGAAGGAGATTTCAGATTTAATCTCTGGCAAGCCAAAGGTGGGATTAAATACGGCACCTTCAATGGCAGAGATTTCGGACTTAATATCCGACAGCAGGGTGAGGGGGAATTCTATATTCAGGTTGCTGATAATTGATAGGATCTCTGATACTTCGGATTTAATTTCTAATAAACCATAGGTTGGATTATTAATCTCGGTAAGTATGCCACCCACAATGGTCTCGATAGCGGAAACTTCGGACTTGATTTCCGGTAAACCAAAGGTGGGGCTGAAGACACCCTGTTCGATATTTTTAACTTCCCGTTTGATTTCTTTAAGGCCAAAGGAGGGGCTGAAGATGGCCTTTTCAATGAAACGAATTTCCTTTTTAATCTCCTTTAGACCAAAATTTCTATGTTTGAGCAGACAGAGGATAATCTTTAATTTGATACAAACAAAAATAAAACATTTGAGCCATCGGTTGTCAGGCTTATGATGATGGGGCGGATAACCCTTGCAGTGGTCAGGTTTACAAATCTTTTTATGTTCCCAGTCATTGTCGCAGGTACTGTCACAGGGATTATCCTGGCAACCACACTCGTCGTGGTCACAAACTATGTTGCTATCGCAACCGCCGGCACAGTCATTGTGCCAATCCAGTAGGTTTTCTAAGTCATCTAAATTCTCCAGGCTATCACCCAAACCAAATTTTTGCTTAAGCTTGGATAAATCTTCCTTAATTTCATCATACAGTTGATCAGCCATATTATCGGGTATACCTTCTGTCATTTTATCCCAAAACTCTTCCGGCAAGTCATTTGAGAGATGCTGGCTACCATAGTTGGGGATTTTTTGCAGCATGGAGTCTACCAGGTCCTTAATGTACTGCTTAAATTCTTGACGATTCATCGATGCTCCTTACCTCCTCTTACCTTCTTGTTGCTAATTTATTGCACCCTTCCCTAAGAGGTGACATTTTATCGGCATAAAACCACTTCCAATATCATATTTTTATATTTATAATTTGTTACCGCGCTGGTTTAGGAGGTTATTAGGGTGAGCAAAACAATAGCGAGGAGTACATAAGGGAATTTTGTTAGTAAAAATAATAAAAGTTACCCGAAGACTACTTCGAGTAACTATTTCATATATTTTAAGAACTAGTCAAACTAAAGGAGATTTTTAAAAAGTTAAATCGCCAACTGCTGGGATTGCCACCAGGCGATTTTGTAAGATTTTAACCACCAGCAATAATATGGCCTTTTCCTCCACTTGCCTAAATTCTTTTTCTTCAAAGGGTAGGTTTACCCCACAGGGACGTTGACGATTAAGATACTCGTCATATTCTACCACTCTGGCACTGACTAATTCACAATAAGGAAGGTCGTTGAAAAACTCTTGGCTCACCTGGTTATATTCCGATAAATCACTGGATAATAAGTGGTCTTTATCCGCAAAACCAGGGCCGCTTAAGGGCTGATTTCTAAAGAAGGTAAATTCATCAGTGGTGTTTACCAGAATAGAGGCAGGGGTGGCCCCGTTAAAGACCACTTGCGTCATGCAGTTAAAGGGTACATCAACGGTACAATGGCGAATGTCTCCACAGACTCCTTCACTGTTTGAACATGATCTGGTGGCATAGTCAATGTTTTTGCGAATGTAACCTTTAATAGATAGCATGGTTGGTGAACCTACAGGTTCAAAGGGGTCTTGGAGCAGCAGGCACTGGGTTACCTTAACCCTCTTTTTGATATCTTTAATTTCCAAAGCCGGCTCAGGCAAAGTAATGACTGAATCAAGGTTAACCTGAATTTGTAATTGGGCTAAAACAACAGGCACTTTTACCGTGGGGCCAGTTGTCAGACCAACAATAGCCACAGTACTGCTGGGACATTCACATAGAGTACCGCCCTTTACCACATTGTTCTGTTTAAAAGGTGGGCAACAGCGCTCCATAATATTCCTCCTTTCAAGTTTTACTGCATGGTATGCTAAAAATAGATATAATGTTACATATCCTGGTACTAAAATAAAAATATGGAATTACAATAAAAACTGGATCGAAATGGTAACCATATTGCCAAATTCTACATATCATGCAGTAAAGAATATACAAAAAACCCGGGAGCGAGAAACTCACCGGGCTTTACTGAAGCATGTTTTTTATAAAATTCCATTGATAACAACCGGTTGATTTTGCAGAACCTGTAGAACAAGAGAAATAACCATTTTCTCTTCTATTTTTGTAAATTCTCTTTCCTCAAAGGGAACGGGGCCACAGGGCTGGCTACGGTTAAGGAACTCATCATACTCAACGATCCTGGCACTGATTAGTTCGCAGAAGGGTAATTCTGTAAAGAACTCTTCACTAACCTGATTATATTCGGAAAAATCACCGGATAACAAATGGTCTTTTTCAGAAAAACCTGCATTGTGAGGTAATCTTTGTTTGCGGAAGAACTCAAACTCGGTTCTGGTATTGGCAATAGGTGTAAAGGGTAAGGCACCGTTAGTGAAGGGTACTGCTGTGGTGCAGCTAAAGGGAACATCCACTGTACAATGGCGAATATCACCGCACACTCCCTCTAAAGTAGAGCAACCACGGGTGGCGTACTCAATGTTTTTACGTACAAAACCCTTTAAAAATAAGGTTCCTGTGCCGTTAGTTACATTAAGGTCAGGTTCCTGAATTAACAGGCACTGGGTAACTTTAAGACGCTTTTTAATATTTTTAATTTCTAAGGCTGGTTCAGGCAACTTAAGAAAAGAATCAACATGAATTTGCACCTGCAGTGTGGACAGTACCACGGGAATTTTAACTGTGGCCGGTAAGGCTGCTACCGGAGGAGTGACAGTAGGGAAGGTGCTGGCACAGGTTGGTTGAGTGCCGCCGCCGATTACCTTAACACAGGCAGAATGGACATGGGATTCACATTGGGACATTATGATAAACCTCCTTTAATGTTTATATAGCATGGTATTCAATCTTTGTTAATGATGTTACTTTATGCCAGAAAAACCTGAATTTTTGTTCCAGTAGCTAATAATTTTACAAACTAGCCTCCTGGTTCCCCAATTTTGTCTCGGTTTTCAATAGTTTGAGCCACTGTTTGAATTAATTTGTCATAATTAGCCAGACTAGCATCTTCGTCAGCGCCCCCTGCCATATCTTCGAAAAATTCCTCTGCCGGTTCATCCCAGGTAGCCCTTTGCACAAACGGGATAATGACTGGAGGAATCTGTACCAATTGTTTTTGCAATAGTTGTAAGGTTAAGGTGAGGACAATTTTTTCTTCAATACAATTAAAGACTTTTTCCTCAAAGGGAGCTTCTTCGCTTAAATCAGTTCGGTTGATAAACTCATCGTATTGTACTATTTTGCTGCTAATCAAGTCGCAATAGGGGAGTTCATTAAAGTACTCTACACTTACCTGGTTATATTCGGACATATCTGCGGAGAGAAGTTTATCCTTCTCGGCAAATCCAACAGGGAGGTCTTGCTTGCGGAAAAACTGGAACTCTTCTACACTATTGGCTACAGGTGGTAATGGTGGGATGGCGTAGGTTACGGTGGTGGTACATGCAAAGGGAATATCAACGATACAATGATGTAAATCGCCGCACACTCCCTCTTTATTGGAGCAGTTCACTGTGGCATAGGTAATGTTTTTTCTTATAAAGCCTTTCAAGAATAAATTACCGCTGTCGCCAACAATGCCAGGCTCCAAGAGCAACCGGGATTGTGTTACTTTTGTGGAATTGTGTATTTCCTTAACCTCCAGGGCTGCTTCCGGTAGATCGATTTTGGCATTGATGTTAAGCTGTACTTGAAACTGGGCCAGGACTAAGGGGATTTTAGCCAGGGCACCGGTGGTAATCACGTTGTTAGCGGGTACTAAATTGCTCTCACAGTTGATGACAGTATTACTGCTGACACTGGCACAGGGAGGGCAATCGGCATGTGTTTCAACATGTTCGTTTTCTGTATTTTTAACTTCTGTGATAACTGGAGGATTTTCCAGTATCATTGGTAAATTATTGTTAATACTGGGACATTCTTCCTTCCCAGAAGGATTATTAACTTCAGTTAAATCAATTTTGGTATCCATATGCGGGAGGTTTTCCTGGGTATCTTCTTGCTTGTGCTCACAGGGCTGGCATTGCTCCTCCTGGGGCTCCTCTTTTACAAGCATTTCCTGCTTAGTCTCTGTGTCTTCTTTTATAAAATCATCTTGTTCA
This region of Desulforamulus ferrireducens genomic DNA includes:
- a CDS encoding CsxC family protein, with translation MERCCPPFKQNNVVKGGTLCECPSSTVAIVGLTTGPTVKVPVVLAQLQIQVNLDSVITLPEPALEIKDIKKRVKVTQCLLLQDPFEPVGSPTMLSIKGYIRKNIDYATRSCSNSEGVCGDIRHCTVDVPFNCMTQVVFNGATPASILVNTTDEFTFFRNQPLSGPGFADKDHLLSSDLSEYNQVSQEFFNDLPYCELVSARVVEYDEYLNRQRPCGVNLPFEEKEFRQVEEKAILLLVVKILQNRLVAIPAVGDLTF
- a CDS encoding CsxC family protein encodes the protein MFDQIYQTFPTPKIVEVIKDMFSGIKFVQAQAAKSNNTDLIEKFEGIEEQAPESNEINEVPEVETSESDSAEVEETATDQTEYSVRKPEILEKIDMFLNMKHPAKLPAEQDDFIKEDTETKQEMLVKEEPQEEQCQPCEHKQEDTQENLPHMDTKIDLTEVNNPSGKEECPSINNNLPMILENPPVITEVKNTENEHVETHADCPPCASVSSNTVINCESNLVPANNVITTGALAKIPLVLAQFQVQLNINAKIDLPEAALEVKEIHNSTKVTQSRLLLEPGIVGDSGNLFLKGFIRKNITYATVNCSNKEGVCGDLHHCIVDIPFACTTTVTYAIPPLPPVANSVEEFQFFRKQDLPVGFAEKDKLLSADMSEYNQVSVEYFNELPYCDLISSKIVQYDEFINRTDLSEEAPFEEKVFNCIEEKIVLTLTLQLLQKQLVQIPPVIIPFVQRATWDEPAEEFFEDMAGGADEDASLANYDKLIQTVAQTIENRDKIGEPGG
- a CDS encoding CsxC family protein, whose product is MSQCESHVHSACVKVIGGGTQPTCASTFPTVTPPVAALPATVKIPVVLSTLQVQIHVDSFLKLPEPALEIKNIKKRLKVTQCLLIQEPDLNVTNGTGTLFLKGFVRKNIEYATRGCSTLEGVCGDIRHCTVDVPFSCTTAVPFTNGALPFTPIANTRTEFEFFRKQRLPHNAGFSEKDHLLSGDFSEYNQVSEEFFTELPFCELISARIVEYDEFLNRSQPCGPVPFEEREFTKIEEKMVISLVLQVLQNQPVVINGIL